ACCTGTAGTTGTTCGGAAATGTCGGCCAAGGGTGAAAGCGGCGTGGTTGTCGATATCGAAAAAGTTCCGGTGCGTGAAACAGCGATGACACCGTATGAAATACTGCTCTCCGAATCGCAGGAGCGGATGTTGGTATGTGTCAAAAAAGGGCGCGAGAAGGCAGTAACCGAAGTGTTCGACAAGTGGGGACTGGACTCGACTATCATCGGTCATGTCACCTCGGATAAGCTTATGACCGTCCGTCTCAATGGCGAGGTCGTTTCACAGATTCCGTCCGCTTCGTTGGTACTGGGCGGCGATGCGCCAGTGTATGAACGTGAAACCCAACGACCAGCCTATCTGGATGAATTGAATGATCTCGATACGGATGAGCTCCCTCTTGATCGGGACTGGAACAGAGACCTGCTGGACCTTTTGGCAACGCCGAACATTTGTCACAAGGGCTGGGTGTACGAGCAATATGACTCCATGGTGCGGACCAACACGGCGGTTGGTCCCGGTTCCGATGCGGCCGTGATGCGTCTGCGGAAGACCAACAAGGCGCTGGCCATGGCCACCGACTGCAACGCCCGTTTCTGTTACCTCAACCCGCGACTGGGCGCACAAAGCGCCGTGGCTGAAGCGGCCCGCAATATTGTCTGCTCCGGTGGTCAGCCGTTGGCCGTGACCAACTGTCTCAATTTCGGTAATCCTTACAAGCCGGAGATCTACTACGGCTTTGCCCAGGCTATTGCCGGTATGGGTGATGCCTGTCGAATCCTTGACACACCCGTCACCGGCGGGAATGTCTCGTTCTACAATGAAGACCCCGAGCGCGCGGTCTTCCCGACTCCGACAATCGGCATGGTCGGCCTGGTTTCCGATGATGAGCATATCACCACTCAGTGGTTCAAACAGACCGGTGACGTGATTTTCCTTCTTGGCACAAACACTAACGAAATCGGCGCCTCGGAGTACCTGCACGCTTTGCACGGCATGACCAAAGGGGCGGTACCGGCACTCGATTTGGAATTCGAGAAGAAGTTGCAGGAAGGACTCCTGGCAGCGATAACGCGCGGTTGGATTCGTTCGGCGCACGATTGCGCCGAGGGCGGTTTGGCTGTCGCCCTGGCTGAATGTTGTATCTCCAATCGCGAACAGCAGATCGGCTCCACAACTACTCTCAACGACGACTTACGTACTGATGCGCTTCTGTTCGGCGAAGGCCAGTCGCGCGTTGTGATTAGTTGCGACGTTGCAAATGCCGATGCGGTCGCCGAGTTTTTCCAGAAGCTCGAACTTCCCTGCGCGAACATCGGCACAGTTGGCGGTGATCGGCTAAAGATCAACGATGTGACCGACCTGCCGTTGGATAAACTGGATGCATCTTTCTTTGAAGCCATGCCGGCGTTTATGGAGAAGGTGGGATAACACGGTCAAGCCCTGTTTTTGTGGCAATGCCACGCGGAACGAGAGTGCACGATGATGCTTCTTCAAAGTCCCCTCTTGAGAGGGGATTCAGGGGTGTGTATTTGACGAGTATGAATGAAGAACACACCCCGCCCTTCGGGCACCCCTCTCGAGAGGGGACCAAAGACTGGGTGTTACGTGATTCGCACGCATGTATGGAACATGGCTCCGGCACAAGAGTAGAACCTTGTCGTGTCACCCCGTGCGGAGTCGAGGGGCGACAGCCTGGGAGTTAGCCATGGCCCTATACATCTTTTCAGATGCACATCTCGGAGCACACTCTGATGAGTTAGAGACCCTCAAGCGGCAGAAGATAGCGGCGCTGTTTGATATGGTGCGTACCGACGGTGACCGCCTGGTGATTCTGGGCGACCTGTTCGACTTTTGGTTTGAGTACAAGCACGCCATTCCCAAAGATCACCATCGAGTTCTCTGCATGCTCGATGGCTTGATTCAACAAGGTATCCGGATAGACTATGTCAGCGGCAACCATGATTTCTGGATGGGTGACTTTTTCACGAAGGAGATGGGTGTCGCGGTACATCGTGACACCCTTGATCTGGGATACGAAGGGAAACGGCTCCATCTGATACATGGCGACGGCCTGGCCAAAGCTGACAAAGGCTATCGTTTCCTCAAGCGTATCCTTCGCAACCGGGTCAATATCTGGCTCTACCGAAAACTCACACCCGATTGGGCGATTCCGCTGGCCAAAGCAGTGTCGGGCTCCTCGCGCAATTACACGTCCGGTCGTGATCCGGACTTTGTCGCCGATTATGAAGAGTATGCGAAAGAGAAACTGTCCGGCAACTACGACATTGTGGCCATCGGGCACTTGCACATTCCCGCGATCAAGCAGTTTGACAGTGGCACTTACATAAACACCGGCGATTTTATCGAGAGCTTCACGTATGCGAAGGTTGGTGATGGAAAGTGCGAATTGGTCAACCTACTTTGATGGATTCTGTGTCCCGCGCTTGCTCACATGACTCAAAAACTATTTGGCAAAAAACGTTGGACTATTTATTCTTCTGATGAAGCGAGAATTGGTGAGCATGCGTCGGCTGGTGGAATGTGTAAAACATCAGGAAACTGAAAACCGCCGATTAATGAAGACTATAGACAGCCGAAAGGATGGATACTATGGGAAAGGACAGAAACAGACCCGGCCGGGAAAAGAAAACACCCAAAAAGCCGAAACCGAAGAAAGAACCGACGCAGCCCAAGAAGTAGCTGGTCGGCATCTGGTTGTAATCAGATACCT
This genomic window from Candidatus Zixiibacteriota bacterium contains:
- a CDS encoding UDP-2,3-diacylglucosamine diphosphatase — encoded protein: MALYIFSDAHLGAHSDELETLKRQKIAALFDMVRTDGDRLVILGDLFDFWFEYKHAIPKDHHRVLCMLDGLIQQGIRIDYVSGNHDFWMGDFFTKEMGVAVHRDTLDLGYEGKRLHLIHGDGLAKADKGYRFLKRILRNRVNIWLYRKLTPDWAIPLAKAVSGSSRNYTSGRDPDFVADYEEYAKEKLSGNYDIVAIGHLHIPAIKQFDSGTYINTGDFIESFTYAKVGDGKCELVNLL
- the purL gene encoding phosphoribosylformylglycinamidine synthase subunit PurL, yielding MPAKYQQPEVTPEMVEAHGLTKEEHEKIKQTLGREMTYTELGVYSVMWSEHCSYKNSIGLIKTLPREGKNLLAKAGEENAGAVDIGDGLAVVFKIESHNHPSAVEPYQGAATGVGGILRDIFTMGARPIAALNSLRFGSPDNPRVRYLVDGVVRGIGDYGNSFGVPTVAGEVYFDEAYTGNPLVNAMAVGIVKSDGIASAVAEGEGNPLMIVGSKTGRDGIHGATFASVELSEESEEKRSSVQIGDPFTEKLLLEATLEIIEKDLIVGIQDMGAAGITCSCSEMSAKGESGVVVDIEKVPVRETAMTPYEILLSESQERMLVCVKKGREKAVTEVFDKWGLDSTIIGHVTSDKLMTVRLNGEVVSQIPSASLVLGGDAPVYERETQRPAYLDELNDLDTDELPLDRDWNRDLLDLLATPNICHKGWVYEQYDSMVRTNTAVGPGSDAAVMRLRKTNKALAMATDCNARFCYLNPRLGAQSAVAEAARNIVCSGGQPLAVTNCLNFGNPYKPEIYYGFAQAIAGMGDACRILDTPVTGGNVSFYNEDPERAVFPTPTIGMVGLVSDDEHITTQWFKQTGDVIFLLGTNTNEIGASEYLHALHGMTKGAVPALDLEFEKKLQEGLLAAITRGWIRSAHDCAEGGLAVALAECCISNREQQIGSTTTLNDDLRTDALLFGEGQSRVVISCDVANADAVAEFFQKLELPCANIGTVGGDRLKINDVTDLPLDKLDASFFEAMPAFMEKVG